In Dama dama isolate Ldn47 chromosome 9, ASM3311817v1, whole genome shotgun sequence, the following proteins share a genomic window:
- the NLRP3 gene encoding NACHT, LRR and PYD domains-containing protein 3 isoform X3 yields the protein MVSVRCKLARYLEDLEDIDFKKFKMHLEDYPSQKGCTSIPRGQTEKADHVDLATLMIDFNGEEKAWAMAKWIFAAINRRDLYEKAKRDEPEWENANVSVLSQEESLEEEWMGLLGYLSRISICRKKKDYCKKYRKYVRSKFQCIEDRNARLGESVNLNKRFTRLRLIKEHRSQWEREHELLTIGRTWAKIQDSPVSSVNLELLFDPEDQHSEPVHTVVFQGAAGIGKTILARKIMLDWASEKLYQDRFDYLFYIHCREVSLGAQRSLGDLIASCCPGPNPPIGKIVSKPSRILFLMDGFDELQGAFDEHTEALCTNWQKVERGDILLSSLIRKRLLPEASLLITTRPVALEKLQHLLGQARHVEILGFSEARRKEYFLKYFSDEQQAREAFRLIQENEILFTMCFIPLVCWIVCTGLKQQMDSGKSLARTSKTTTAVYIFFLSSLLQSQGGSQENHNSATLWGLCSLAADGIWNQKILFEECDLRNHGLQKADVSAFLRMNLFQKEVDCEKFYSFIHMTFQEFFAAMYYLLEEDNHGEMRSMTQGCSKLPNRDVKVLLENYGKFEKGYLIFVVRFLFGLINQERTSYLEKKLSCKISQKIRLELLKWIEAKAQAKTLQTEPSQLELFYCLYEMQEEEFVQRAMGHFPKIEIKLSTRMDHVVSSFCIENCRHVESLSLRLLHNSPKEEEEEEEVRHSHIDHSVLSDSEVAYSQRLVNYLTTSICSGIFSVLSNNWNLTELNLSGNTLGDPGMKVLCETLQQPGCNIRRLWLGQCCLSHQCCFNISSVLSNNQKLVELDLSHNALGDFGIRLLCVGLRHLFCNLKKLWLVSCSLTSACCEDLASVLSTNHSLTRLYLGENALGDSGVGILCEKVKNPHCNLQKLGVFSSELVLCIRWLKYCSFSFSPSNGYSGLLNEGKKDDPPLTLE from the exons ATGGTAAGTGTTCGCTGCAAGCTGGCTCGTTACCTGGAGGACCTGGAAGACATAGACTTTAAGAAATTCAAGATGCATTTAGAAGACTATCCCAGTCAGAAGGGCTGCACCTCAATTCCTCGGGGTCAGACAGAAAAAGCAGATCATGTGGATCTAGCCACGCTGATGATTGATTTCAACGGGGAAGAGAAGGCATGGGCCATGGCCAAGTGGATTTTTGCTGCAATCAACAGGAGAGACCTTTACGAGAAAGCTAAGAGGGATGAGCCAGAATGGG AGAATGCAAATGTTTCTGTACTAAGTCAGGAAGAAAGCCTTGAAGAAGAATGGATGGGTTTACTGGGATACCTTTCCAGAATCTctatttgtaggaaaaaaaaag ATTACTGTAAGAAGTACAGAAAATATGTGAGAAGCAAATTCCAGTGTATTGAAGACAGGAATGCCCGCCTGGGTGAGAGCGTGAACCTCAACAAACGCTTCACCAGGCTGCGTCTCATCAAGGAACACAGGAGCCAATGGGAGAGGGAGCATGAGCTCCTGACCATTGGAAGGACCTGGGCCAAGATACAGGATAGTCCCGTGAGTTCTGTGAACTTGGAATTGCTGTTTGATCCTGAGGACCAACACTCTGAGCCTGTGCACACGGTGGTATTCCAGGGAGCAGCGGGCATCGGGAAAACAATACTGGCCAGGAAGATCATGTTGGACTGGGCATCAGAGAAACTTTACCAGGATAGATTTGACTATTTGTTTTACATTCACTGCCGGGAGGTAAGCCTTGGggcgcagaggagcctgggggatcTGATCGCCAGCTGCTGCCCTGGCCCAAACCCACCCATAGGCAAGATTGTAAGCAAACCTTCCAGGATCCTCTTCCTCATGGACGGCTTTGACGAGCTTCAAGGTGCCTTTGATGAGCACACGGAAGCACTCTGCACGAACTGGCAGAAGGTGGAGCGGGGAGACATTCTCCTGAGCAGCCTCATCAGAAAAAGACTGCTTCCTGAGGCCTCACTCCTCATCACCACAAGACCTGTGGCTCTGGAGAAACTTCAGCACTTGCTGGGCCAGGCTCGTCATGTGGAGATCCTGGGTTTCTCAGAGGCCAGGAGGAAGGAATATTTCTTAAAGTATTTCTCAGATGAGCAGCAAGCAAGGGAAGCCTTCAGGCTGATTCAGGAGAATGAGATCCTCTTCACCATGTGCTTTATTCCTCTGGTCTGCTGGATTGTGTGCACTGGACTGAAACAGCAGATGGACAGTGGCAAGAGTCTTGCTCGGACATCCAAGACCACTACTGCAGTGTATATCTTCTTCCTCTCTAGTTTGTTGCAATCTCAGGGAGGGAGCCAGGAGAACCACAACTCTGCTACCCTCTGGGGTCTCTGCTCATTGGCTGCAGATGGAATCTGGAACCAGAAAATCCTATTTGAGGAGTGTGATCTCAGAAATCACGGCCTGCAGAAGGCAGATGTGTCTGCTTTCTTGAGGATGAACCTGTTCCAAAAGGAAGTGGACTGCGAGAAATTCTACAGCTTCATCCACATGACTTTTCAGGAGTTCTTTGCTGCCATGTACTACCTGCTGGAAGAAGATAATCATGGGGAGATGAGGAGCATGACTCAGGGTTGTTCAAAGCTTCCCAACCGAGATGTGAAGGTCCTTCTCGAAAACTATGGCAAATTCGAAAAGGGGTATCTGATTTTTGTTGTCCGTTTCCTCTTTGGCCTTATAAACCAGGAGAGAACCTCCTACTTAGAGAAAAAACTGAGCTGTAAGATCTCGCAGAAAATCAGGCTGGAGCTGCTGAAATGGATTGAAGCAAAAGCCCAGGCCAAGACACTACAGACTGAGCCCAGCCAGCTGGAATTGTTCTATTGTTTGTATGAGATGCAGGAGGAGGAATTTGTGCAAAGGGCCATGGGCCATTTCCCCAAAATTGAGATCAAGCTGTCCACCAGAATGGACCATGTGGTTTCTTCTTTTTGTATTGAGAACTGTCGCCATGTGGAATCCCTTTCCCTGAGGTTGCTCCATAACTCAcccaaagaggaggaagaagaggaggaagttaGACACTCTCATATAGACCATTCTGTTCTCTCTGATTCTGAGGTTGCATATTCTCAGCG GTTGGTGAACTATCTGACCACCAGCATTTGCAGCGGCATCTTCTCAGTCCTGAGCAATAACTGGAACCTCACTGAATTGAACCTCAGTGGCAATACCCTGGGGGACCCAGGCATGAAGGTGCTGTGTGAAACACTCCAACAACCGGGTTGTAACATTCGTAGATTGTG GTTGGGACAGTGCTGCCTTTCCCATCAGTGCTGCTTCAACATCTCCTCAGTCCTGAGCAACAACCAGAAGCTGGTGGAATTGGACCTGAGCCACAACGCCCTGGGAGACTTCGGGATCAGACTTTTGTGTGTGGGACTGAGGCATCTATTCTGCAATCTGAAGAAGCTCTG GTTGGTCAGCTGCAGTCTCACATCAGCATGCTGTGAGGACCTTGCATCTGTCCTGAGCACCAACCATTCCCTGACCAGACTCTACTTGGGGGAAAATGCTCTGGGAGACTCAGGAGTTGGGATTTTGTGTgaaaaagtaaagaatccacactgTAACTTGCAGAAACTGGG ggtcttttccagtgagctggttctttgcatcaggtggctaaagtattgcagcttcagcttcagtccatCCAATGGGTATTCAGGATTGTTAAATGAGGGCAAGAAGGATGACCCTCCCCTTACCCTGGAATAA